The Streptomyces sp. HUAS MG91 sequence GCGTTGTCGCCGTCGACCTTCGTGGCGCCCGCGTCGACGATCGACGCGTGGCGCGAGCCGATGAAGTCGCTGGAGACCGCGTCGGGTGAGTCGGTGAAGTCGATCTGGCGCTTCAGCGGCGAGGTCAGCGAGACGTCGCGCAGGTGCTCCAGGACGTCCTCGCGGGTCGTCTCGCGGCCCAGGCGCAGGCTGAGGATGGCGATCGAGACGTCCGGGACGGGGACGCGGATGGAGCTGCCGGTGATGGGCGCCTTGAGGTCGGGCAGCGCCTTGGCGACGGCGGAGGCGGCGCCGGTCTCGGTGATGACCATGTTGAGCGGCGCGGAGCGGCCGCGGCGGTCGGCCTTGTGGTAGTTGTCCAGCAGGTTCTGGTCGTTGGTGAACGAGTGGACCGTCTCGACGTGCCCGCGCAGCACCCCGTACTCGTCGGCCATCGCCTTCAGCGGCGGCACGATCGCGTTCGTCGTGCAGGAGGCGCAGGACAGGATCTGCTCGTCCGGCTTGATCGTGTCGTGGTTGACGCCGTGCACGATGTTCGGGACGTCGCCCTTGCCGGGGGCGGTGAGGACGACCTTGTCGATGCCGGGACGCAGGTGCGTGGAGAGGCCCTCGCGGTCGCGCCACTTGCCGGTGTTGTCGATGAGGATCGCGTTGTTGATGCCGTACGCGGTGTAGTCGACCTCGGACGGGTCGTTCGCGTAGATCACCTTGATCGCGTTGCCGTTGGCGACGATGGTGCTGTTCGCCTCGTCGACGGTGATCGTGCCCTGGAACGGGCCGTGGATGGAGTCGCGGCGCAGCAGCGAGGCCCGCTTGACCAGGTCGGACTCGCCGCCGCCGCGGACGACGACGGCGCGCAGCCGCAGGCCGTTGCCGGAGCCGGCCTTCTCGATGAGCAGGCGGGCGACGAGGCGGCCGATGCGGCCGAAGCCGTAGAGGACGACGTCGCGGCCCGCGCCCGGCCCGACGCTGCCGGTGCCGATGGCGCCGGCGACGGCCTCGGCGGTGAACTCCTCGACGCTCAGGCCCCGTTCGTCACTCTTGTAGGTGGCGGCGAGCATGCCGAGGTCGATCTGGGAAGGGCCCAGGTCGAGGGCGGACAGGGCCCGCAGGAACGGCATCGTCTCGGTGACCGAGAGCTCTGCGCCGGCTATCTGCCGGGCGAATCGGTGGGTCTTGAGAATGCTCACCACCGACTTGTTCACCAAGGAGCGGCTGTGCAGCAGGACGTTCACGTCCCGCTCGCGGTGCAGCTTCCCGATGATCGGGATCATCGCCTCCGCGGTCTCCTCGCGGTGCTTCCAATTGGTGAACGAGTCGTCGTTGACAGTCACGATCATCTCTTTCGAGCTAGATGGCGCTCATATGCTAACCCGCCCGCTCAGAGGGATGATCCCCAGGTCGGCGAAGCGCTCGCCGATGCGCCGGTGGGCGGCCGCGTCGGGGTGCAGGCCGTCGGGCAGCGGCAGCTCGGCGTGGTCGCGCTCGCCGTAGAGGTCGAGTCCGTCCACGTAGTGCAGGTGCGGGTCGTCGGCCGCGCGCTGCTTCACGATCCGGGCCAGCTCGTCGCGGATGGTGCGCAGGGTGAGCTTCCCGAGGGCGACCTCGGCGGGATCGCCTGCCGCCATGAACGTGATCCGGCCGTCAGCGGCCCCGCGGAGGTCGGGAGCGGCGGGCCCGGGGGTGTCCTCGTGGATCGGGCAGAGGATCGGGGAGACGACGAGCAGCGGGGCCGTCGGATGTCCCTCGCGGATCGTGTCGAGGAAGCCGTGCACGGCCGGGGTGAAGGCCCGCATGCGCATCAGGTCGCCGTTGACGATGTTGATGCCGATCTTGACGCTGATCAGGTCGGCGGGGGTGTCGCGCAGGGCGCGCGCGGTGAACGGGTCGAGCATGGCGCCGCCGCCGAAGCCCAGGTTGACCAGCTCGACGCCCGCGCGGGACGCGGCGAGCGCGGGCCAGGTGGTGGAGGGGCTCGCGGCGTCCGAGCCGTGGCTGATGGAGCTGCCGTGGTGCAGCCAGACGGGACGGTCCGGCGCGGGGGCGGGCTCGACGGGGGCGTCGGCGCGCAGGGCGACGAGCTCGGTCGTCTCGTTGTGCGGCAGCCAGATCTCCACGTCCTTGACGGTGTCGGGGAGTCCGGTGAAGCGCACGGTGCCGGGCGTCCCGGGCGTGTGCTCGTAGGTGCCGGCGGTCATGTCGATGGTGAGCGTGTGGCCGCCGCGCACGCTGCCCTGCCCGGCGAGCCGGCCGTCCACGATCAGGTCGTACAGGCCCTCGGGGCGCGGCGGGGCGCCGACGTAGACGCGCTTGGTCGGCAGCGTGTCCAGCTCGACGGCCGTGGCGCGGGTGCGCAGGGC is a genomic window containing:
- a CDS encoding glyceraldehyde-3-phosphate dehydrogenase: MTVNDDSFTNWKHREETAEAMIPIIGKLHRERDVNVLLHSRSLVNKSVVSILKTHRFARQIAGAELSVTETMPFLRALSALDLGPSQIDLGMLAATYKSDERGLSVEEFTAEAVAGAIGTGSVGPGAGRDVVLYGFGRIGRLVARLLIEKAGSGNGLRLRAVVVRGGGESDLVKRASLLRRDSIHGPFQGTITVDEANSTIVANGNAIKVIYANDPSEVDYTAYGINNAILIDNTGKWRDREGLSTHLRPGIDKVVLTAPGKGDVPNIVHGVNHDTIKPDEQILSCASCTTNAIVPPLKAMADEYGVLRGHVETVHSFTNDQNLLDNYHKADRRGRSAPLNMVITETGAASAVAKALPDLKAPITGSSIRVPVPDVSIAILSLRLGRETTREDVLEHLRDVSLTSPLKRQIDFTDSPDAVSSDFIGSRHASIVDAGATKVDGDNAILYLWYDNEFGYSCQVIRVVQHVSGVEYPTFPAPVA
- a CDS encoding GDSL-type esterase/lipase family protein, encoding MTTPLIDVPLTAELLRGALDVERTPLGLLPHRLPARARAQNTDGQLAMAESQASGVRLALRTRATAVELDTLPTKRVYVGAPPRPEGLYDLIVDGRLAGQGSVRGGHTLTIDMTAGTYEHTPGTPGTVRFTGLPDTVKDVEIWLPHNETTELVALRADAPVEPAPAPDRPVWLHHGSSISHGSDAASPSTTWPALAASRAGVELVNLGFGGGAMLDPFTARALRDTPADLISVKIGINIVNGDLMRMRAFTPAVHGFLDTIREGHPTAPLLVVSPILCPIHEDTPGPAAPDLRGAADGRITFMAAGDPAEVALGKLTLRTIRDELARIVKQRAADDPHLHYVDGLDLYGERDHAELPLPDGLHPDAAAHRRIGERFADLGIIPLSGRVSI